In Flavobacterium sp. N3904, one DNA window encodes the following:
- a CDS encoding copper resistance protein NlpE, producing the protein MRNKIIIIFSFSLLVLSCKKEIKSSEVFTDSTTTVDLDSHNSENALDWQGIYKGVLPCADCEGIETTVTLNKDKTFSLATKYLGKGEGKVFIEKGSFTWDKTGTSVTLEGSRDRPSQYKVGENTLTQLDMQGNPITGQSANLYILKKK; encoded by the coding sequence ATGAGAAATAAAATTATAATTATTTTTAGCTTTTCATTATTAGTTTTAAGTTGTAAAAAAGAAATTAAAAGCAGTGAGGTGTTTACCGATTCAACAACAACAGTTGATTTGGATAGTCATAATTCTGAAAATGCATTGGATTGGCAAGGTATATACAAAGGGGTTTTGCCATGCGCAGATTGCGAAGGAATTGAAACTACAGTAACTTTAAACAAAGATAAAACTTTTTCGTTGGCAACAAAATATTTGGGTAAAGGCGAAGGTAAGGTTTTTATAGAAAAAGGTTCTTTTACTTGGGACAAAACTGGAACTTCGGTAACACTTGAAGGCTCAAGGGATAGACCAAGCCAATACAAAGTTGGCGAAAATACCTTGACGCAATTGGATATGCAAGGTAATCCAATAACGGGTCAGTCAGCAAATCTATATATTTTAAAAAAGAAATAA
- a CDS encoding DUF1622 domain-containing protein, with product MEEIIKISTQTIAQFIEFLSAIIIAYSSLKAVIQYFKDSFSKAAGYLPDTNIRLSLGKSLAIALELLLGADILKTAIAPTWTEIGQLAAIATLRTALNYFLERELKESKEKQNEK from the coding sequence ATGGAAGAAATTATAAAAATAAGTACTCAAACAATTGCCCAATTTATTGAGTTTTTATCGGCAATTATAATCGCGTATTCTTCTTTGAAAGCGGTAATTCAATATTTTAAAGATTCTTTTTCCAAGGCTGCTGGATATTTGCCAGACACCAATATCCGACTTTCATTAGGGAAATCGTTGGCAATCGCATTAGAATTATTATTGGGAGCCGATATTCTTAAAACAGCCATAGCACCAACTTGGACAGAAATAGGACAACTCGCGGCAATAGCCACTTTGAGAACCGCCTTGAATTACTTTTTGGAAAGAGAATTGAAAGAATCTAAAGAAAAACAAAATGAGAAATAA
- a CDS encoding DUF4251 domain-containing protein, with protein MKTLFLTVFLSLSIVSGFAQEKTKKQLKEEQKLAKQNEIAALLESKEFKFEANMAYPQGTRSVDLTTNPNFLKFEKDSIKSEMPFFGTAYSGVGYNSTNGGLYFKGNIQNYSSVKDDKSYVIKCSINEKTVSYNMILTVFLEGNASLTITASNRSTISYRGKIYKLKKAK; from the coding sequence ATGAAAACATTATTTTTAACTGTTTTTCTTTCATTAAGTATTGTAAGTGGTTTTGCGCAGGAGAAAACCAAAAAACAATTGAAAGAAGAACAAAAGTTGGCAAAGCAAAATGAGATTGCTGCGCTTTTAGAATCAAAAGAGTTTAAATTTGAGGCTAATATGGCATATCCTCAAGGCACAAGAAGTGTAGATTTGACAACAAATCCTAATTTTTTAAAATTTGAAAAGGATTCTATAAAAAGCGAAATGCCTTTTTTTGGAACAGCTTACAGTGGTGTTGGGTATAATAGCACCAACGGAGGTCTTTACTTTAAAGGAAATATACAAAATTATTCTTCCGTTAAAGATGATAAATCCTACGTAATTAAATGTTCTATTAATGAAAAAACAGTGTCATATAACATGATTTTAACTGTATTTTTAGAAGGCAATGCATCATTAACTATTACTGCTTCCAATCGTTCGACAATTTCGTATCGAGGTAAAATTTACAAACTAAAAAAAGCGAAGTAA
- a CDS encoding META domain-containing protein, producing the protein MKNITLLIVFICIAFVSCSTTKATMKTTSLEGTWELNYITGPRIAFDGLYPDKKPTIVFDVATNKIGGNNSCNQYFGTLIVDGNKINFKDAKMGMTMMACQGNGDTIYMSTLDKIDSYSITDDGKTLNL; encoded by the coding sequence ATGAAAAATATAACTTTATTGATAGTATTCATTTGCATAGCATTTGTATCATGCTCAACAACAAAAGCAACTATGAAAACCACTTCGTTGGAAGGAACTTGGGAACTAAATTATATAACGGGGCCAAGAATTGCTTTTGATGGTTTGTATCCAGACAAGAAACCGACAATTGTATTTGATGTTGCAACAAATAAAATTGGAGGAAATAACAGCTGTAACCAGTATTTCGGAACTCTCATTGTGGATGGAAATAAAATTAATTTTAAAGATGCCAAAATGGGTATGACTATGATGGCATGTCAAGGTAATGGAGACACTATATATATGTCAACACTGGATAAAATTGACTCCTATTCTATTACTGACGATGGAAAAACTTTGAATTTATAA
- a CDS encoding superoxide dismutase family protein, with product MKKIILLIVIIIGVIIGCKTSGNSSESKKLNLVFESKSNSKVTGTATFVEKNGKVTFVAKIAGLQPGIHAIHIHEKSDCSAADGSSAGGHWNPTFKKHGKWGVDEYHKGDIGNFTADGNGNGTITLTTDEWCIGCGDATKDIIGKGLIVHQGADDFVTQPSGNAGARVACSAIIK from the coding sequence ATGAAAAAAATAATCTTATTAATTGTCATTATTATCGGAGTTATTATTGGTTGTAAAACCAGTGGAAATTCAAGTGAATCCAAAAAATTAAATTTAGTATTCGAATCAAAAAGCAATAGCAAAGTTACCGGAACAGCCACTTTTGTAGAGAAAAATGGCAAAGTAACTTTTGTTGCCAAAATTGCAGGATTACAGCCAGGAATTCATGCTATTCACATACACGAAAAATCAGATTGTTCTGCTGCAGACGGAAGCTCGGCCGGAGGGCACTGGAATCCGACCTTCAAAAAACACGGAAAATGGGGTGTTGATGAATACCACAAAGGTGACATTGGTAATTTTACTGCTGACGGAAATGGAAATGGAACAATAACATTGACTACAGACGAATGGTGTATTGGCTGTGGAGATGCTACAAAAGATATCATTGGAAAAGGACTTATTGTGCATCAAGGTGCCGATGACTTTGTTACACAACCTTCAGGAAATGCTGGAGCAAGAGTAGCTTGTTCTGCCATTATTAAATAA